In Brevibacterium zhoupengii, the following are encoded in one genomic region:
- a CDS encoding MFS transporter translates to MSTNEQRGPNLGLLTVLTGAVGAGPLLLYGLSATSDQIISELVISEAHFGLLATVCFGCAAIGNAILGRVADRRSDLLLMAAVFLLAAASFVLAALPAGFGLLLVAAGLSGVAQSFPNGVTNRILLERVPEARRIGWVGIKQSGVQVSQLVSSLAFPALALAMGWRGAALTITVIPLVLLVVAWRSLRSTPLLPSAAAPHTDTAEVAAGNGTLPSESSRPAHSPYAPRYPGMVWALAAFGLLNGIGVQATNVYMPLFAVRELGFSLVLGGVTAAMAGVIGVIARVSWARAMARGASGLRLLLILALIALGGATLFLVAGVSAQAWLLWVAVALHGISALGVSVVLMSALMRSIPSASMASASGMVTAGMFAGFAVGPLGMGLLLGSAGGFTAGWIAVAVVYLLCAVLAAALIRGTGARRQTS, encoded by the coding sequence GTGAGCACGAACGAGCAGCGGGGGCCGAACCTCGGTCTGCTGACCGTCCTCACCGGTGCTGTCGGAGCCGGGCCGCTGCTGCTCTACGGGCTGAGCGCGACGAGCGATCAGATCATCTCCGAACTCGTCATCTCTGAGGCGCACTTCGGGCTGTTGGCCACCGTCTGCTTCGGGTGTGCGGCGATCGGGAATGCGATCCTGGGCCGTGTCGCTGATCGCCGGTCCGATCTGCTGCTGATGGCGGCGGTCTTCCTGCTTGCAGCGGCGAGCTTCGTGCTGGCGGCGCTGCCAGCGGGCTTCGGGCTGCTGCTCGTCGCGGCAGGGCTCTCCGGAGTCGCCCAGTCCTTCCCGAACGGCGTAACGAACCGGATCCTGCTCGAACGTGTCCCCGAAGCCCGCCGGATCGGCTGGGTCGGCATCAAGCAGTCCGGAGTGCAGGTCAGCCAGTTGGTCTCGAGCCTCGCCTTCCCCGCGCTCGCTCTGGCCATGGGCTGGAGGGGCGCGGCCCTGACCATCACCGTCATCCCGCTCGTCCTCCTGGTGGTGGCCTGGAGATCTCTGCGCTCGACCCCGCTGCTGCCGTCGGCCGCCGCGCCGCACACCGATACCGCCGAGGTGGCTGCCGGCAATGGCACGCTGCCGTCGGAATCGTCGCGACCCGCCCATTCCCCGTACGCCCCGCGGTATCCGGGCATGGTGTGGGCGCTGGCGGCATTCGGCCTGCTCAACGGCATCGGTGTCCAGGCCACGAACGTCTACATGCCGCTCTTCGCGGTACGCGAACTGGGATTCTCGCTCGTGCTCGGCGGTGTCACCGCAGCCATGGCCGGGGTCATCGGAGTGATCGCCCGAGTCAGCTGGGCGCGGGCCATGGCTCGCGGTGCATCGGGACTGCGGCTGCTGCTCATCCTCGCACTCATCGCTCTGGGCGGAGCGACTCTGTTCCTCGTTGCAGGGGTCTCCGCCCAGGCCTGGCTGCTCTGGGTTGCAGTCGCGCTGCACGGAATCTCGGCGCTCGGGGTCTCCGTGGTGCTCATGAGCGCACTCATGCGGTCGATCCCTTCGGCGTCGATGGCCTCGGCAAGCGGAATGGTCACGGCGGGCATGTTCGCCGGGTTCGCCGTCGGGCCGCTGGGCATGGGACTGCTCCTCGGCTCGGCCGGCGGGTTCACTGCCGGGTGGATTGCCGTCGCAGTGGTGTATCTGCTCTGTGCTGTCTTGGCCGCGGCGCTCATTCGTGGGACCGGTGCCCGTCGGCAGACATCGTAG
- a CDS encoding FAD-dependent monooxygenase produces MTEVIVVGAGPTGLMLAAELALAGVDSALVERRANQDLVGTRALGLQSRTLEMLDQRGIVDRFLDAGQISQVLGFGNTRLGIIDFPSRHPYGLGLRQQITERILAEWVEELGVRIDYGVEVAGFDHDRDGVDVRLSDGRTLRTDYIVGCDGGRSLIRKTAGIDFPGWEPTMSSLIADVELTEEPEWGVHHHEFGTQAFSQLPNGRASLVVSEKEPQESAEPTLDELRAGLIDAWGTDFGAHSPGSISRFTDMARQAAAYRSGRVLLAGDSAHVHSPVGGQGLNTGVQDAVNLGWKLARVVKGTSPENLLDTYHRERHAVGEQVIHHNLAQTALMRMDDRVKALNDVIDGWLHMDGPRKTLAGDLSGLAIHYESRADIVGGDAHPLVGRRMPDLDLHSPAGAFRAYTLLHGARPVLVNLGDPSDIDITAWADQVDRVDARYYGVWDLPVIGEVAAPTAVLIRPDGYVAWAGQSSSDGLNTQGLSEALGFWFGA; encoded by the coding sequence GTGACTGAAGTGATCGTCGTCGGTGCTGGGCCGACCGGGTTGATGCTGGCCGCAGAGCTGGCTCTGGCAGGGGTGGACAGCGCTCTTGTCGAAAGACGAGCAAACCAGGATCTGGTTGGAACCCGTGCGCTGGGACTGCAGTCGCGGACCCTTGAGATGCTCGATCAGCGAGGCATCGTCGATCGGTTCCTGGACGCGGGCCAAATTTCTCAGGTGCTGGGATTTGGCAACACGCGACTTGGCATCATCGATTTTCCATCCCGGCACCCCTACGGCTTGGGGCTGCGCCAGCAGATCACCGAACGAATCTTGGCCGAGTGGGTCGAAGAGCTCGGGGTGCGAATCGACTACGGCGTCGAAGTCGCCGGGTTTGACCACGATCGCGATGGTGTCGACGTCCGGCTCTCCGATGGTCGGACTCTGAGAACTGACTACATCGTCGGCTGCGATGGCGGACGCAGCCTGATCCGAAAGACTGCCGGAATCGATTTCCCGGGCTGGGAACCGACCATGAGCAGCCTCATCGCCGACGTCGAGCTGACCGAGGAACCCGAATGGGGCGTCCACCATCACGAATTCGGCACGCAGGCATTCAGCCAGCTCCCGAACGGTCGGGCAAGCCTCGTCGTCTCCGAGAAGGAACCGCAGGAGAGCGCAGAACCCACCCTCGACGAACTGCGTGCCGGGCTGATCGATGCGTGGGGAACGGACTTCGGTGCCCACAGCCCCGGCTCGATCTCTCGCTTCACCGACATGGCTCGCCAGGCTGCAGCCTATCGGTCCGGACGAGTGCTGTTGGCCGGAGACTCGGCGCACGTCCACTCGCCGGTCGGCGGCCAAGGCCTCAACACCGGCGTCCAAGACGCGGTGAACTTGGGATGGAAGCTGGCGCGGGTGGTCAAGGGGACGTCACCAGAGAACCTCCTCGATACCTATCACCGGGAACGTCACGCCGTGGGTGAGCAGGTTATCCACCACAACCTGGCACAGACGGCCCTGATGCGAATGGACGACCGCGTCAAGGCCCTCAATGATGTCATCGATGGGTGGCTCCACATGGACGGGCCCCGCAAAACACTTGCCGGTGACCTCTCCGGACTCGCCATCCACTACGAAAGTCGGGCCGATATCGTCGGCGGCGACGCGCACCCGCTGGTGGGTCGTCGCATGCCCGACCTGGACCTCCACAGCCCGGCAGGGGCATTTCGGGCCTACACGCTTCTTCACGGGGCCCGCCCAGTGCTGGTCAACCTCGGCGATCCCAGTGATATCGACATCACAGCGTGGGCAGATCAAGTCGATCGTGTCGATGCGCGCTACTACGGTGTGTGGGATCTGCCGGTCATCGGCGAGGTGGCGGCTCCCACTGCCGTCCTCATCCGTCCGGACGGCTACGTGGCGTGGGCCGGGCAATCCAGCTCGGATGGACTGAACACGCAGGGGCTGAGTGAGGCGCTCGGATTCTGGTTCGGTGCCTAG
- a CDS encoding ATP-binding cassette domain-containing protein, with protein MDGIDLQVDQGQIFGLLGPNGAGKTTTVKVLSTLIRPDSGDAIVAGNSVTADPTAVRASIGLSGQYAAVDEKLTGYENLVMVGRLYGMSRTESRVRARELLREFALVDVRDKRAGAYSGGMRRRLDLASALVFRPPVVILDEPTTGLDPRGRLDTWDVISTLVGQGTTVLLTTQYLEEADQLADRIAVIDSGRVIAEGTSNELKVSLGAERIALTLNSPDSLDETLRVFERILGGSVRPQMDSTGQRLTVPAPQGQKTLLEVLGALDRSGVIVTEAALCRPTLDDVFLELTGSPASAKPSPQLPSEVEVGA; from the coding sequence TTGGACGGAATCGACCTGCAGGTCGACCAGGGTCAGATCTTCGGGCTGCTGGGTCCCAATGGGGCAGGCAAGACCACCACGGTCAAGGTTCTGTCCACGCTGATCCGTCCCGACTCAGGAGACGCGATCGTCGCTGGGAACTCGGTGACCGCCGATCCCACCGCCGTGCGTGCCAGCATCGGACTGTCCGGACAGTACGCGGCGGTCGATGAGAAGCTCACCGGCTACGAGAACCTCGTCATGGTCGGCCGTCTCTACGGGATGAGCCGCACCGAGTCGCGAGTTCGAGCTCGCGAACTGCTCAGGGAGTTCGCCCTCGTCGATGTCAGGGACAAACGCGCAGGCGCCTATTCGGGTGGCATGCGGCGTCGTCTGGATCTCGCCTCGGCTCTGGTCTTCCGGCCCCCGGTGGTCATCCTCGACGAGCCCACCACCGGCCTCGACCCACGCGGCAGGCTGGACACCTGGGACGTCATCTCAACTCTTGTCGGTCAGGGAACCACCGTGCTGCTCACGACCCAATATCTGGAAGAGGCCGACCAGCTGGCGGATCGCATCGCCGTCATCGACTCCGGTCGGGTCATCGCAGAGGGGACCTCGAACGAACTCAAGGTCAGCCTCGGCGCCGAACGCATTGCGCTGACGCTCAACAGTCCTGATTCCCTCGACGAGACTCTGCGCGTCTTCGAACGTATCCTCGGGGGCTCGGTCAGGCCGCAGATGGACTCGACAGGGCAGCGACTCACGGTCCCGGCACCGCAGGGACAGAAGACACTGTTGGAAGTGCTCGGCGCCCTGGACCGGAGCGGAGTCATCGTCACCGAGGCGGCTCTGTGCCGACCAACGCTCGACGACGTCTTCCTGGAGCTGACGGGAAGCCCGGCCTCTGCGAAACCATCGCCTCAGCTGCCCTCGGAAGTCGAGGTGGGAGCTTGA
- a CDS encoding DoxX family protein codes for MYATTGFPPIARDIITVLARIALGIIFIAHGWQKFNEWTVSGTSQSFAQMGVPLPDIAAPFATFVELIGGALLILGALTPIVGILLAANLIGALVIVHLTPVPFVDQGGWELVAALAAGALLLAATGPGRFSVDRFLFKGKKAALRSDVDTPTA; via the coding sequence GTGTACGCCACGACTGGATTCCCACCCATTGCCCGTGACATCATCACCGTCCTGGCCCGGATCGCCCTCGGCATCATCTTCATCGCCCACGGCTGGCAGAAGTTCAATGAGTGGACCGTCTCGGGTACCTCGCAGTCCTTCGCACAGATGGGTGTGCCGCTGCCAGACATTGCGGCCCCATTCGCGACCTTCGTCGAGCTCATCGGCGGAGCGCTGCTCATCCTCGGCGCCCTGACTCCCATCGTCGGCATCCTGCTCGCCGCCAACCTCATCGGCGCGCTGGTCATCGTCCACCTCACCCCCGTGCCGTTCGTCGATCAGGGCGGCTGGGAACTCGTCGCCGCTCTGGCCGCAGGCGCTCTGCTGCTGGCCGCCACGGGGCCGGGCCGCTTCAGCGTCGACCGGTTCCTGTTCAAGGGGAAGAAGGCTGCGCTTCGAAGCGACGTCGATACTCCGACGGCGTGA
- a CDS encoding ABC transporter permease: MSTITSAARDSSVIAWRNLLNVGRTPGALVTGVVQPVIFVFLLAFVFGGSLGGAPYREFLIGGILAQTLTFNSSFTAVYLAKDLQLGLIDRFRSLPMSRVGVILGRTTSDLATGSISIVVTMVCGLIIGWRITEGFGSALLAILLLLLFGFAMSWIGAVIALTARSVEVAQSLGLIWLFPVTFLSGAFVSVDSLPGPLQAIASWNPVTAVATSVRDLFGNVSPAGYTSGTGWAADNPILYAVISCVAVIAIFSTLAVSQYWRISRR, translated from the coding sequence TTGAGTACCATCACCTCGGCGGCGCGCGATAGCTCCGTCATCGCCTGGCGCAATCTCCTCAACGTGGGCCGCACCCCCGGAGCCCTGGTCACCGGCGTCGTGCAGCCGGTGATCTTCGTGTTCCTGCTCGCATTCGTCTTCGGCGGCAGTCTGGGTGGTGCACCGTACCGGGAGTTCCTCATCGGTGGGATCCTGGCTCAGACGCTGACATTCAATTCCTCCTTCACCGCGGTCTACCTCGCCAAGGACCTTCAACTCGGACTCATCGACCGGTTCCGCTCACTGCCGATGTCACGCGTCGGCGTGATTCTGGGGAGGACGACGTCCGACCTGGCCACCGGCTCGATCTCAATCGTCGTGACAATGGTGTGCGGACTCATCATCGGTTGGCGCATCACCGAAGGCTTCGGGTCGGCACTTCTGGCCATCCTTCTGCTGCTGCTCTTCGGCTTCGCCATGTCATGGATCGGCGCGGTCATCGCACTGACGGCCAGAAGCGTCGAGGTGGCTCAGAGTCTCGGCCTGATCTGGCTCTTCCCCGTCACGTTCCTCTCCGGTGCCTTCGTCTCGGTCGATTCGCTGCCCGGACCGCTGCAGGCGATCGCCTCGTGGAATCCTGTCACTGCAGTGGCAACCAGCGTCCGAGACCTGTTCGGCAATGTCTCTCCCGCTGGGTACACCTCAGGGACGGGGTGGGCGGCAGACAACCCGATTCTGTACGCGGTGATCAGCTGCGTGGCAGTGATTGCCATCTTCTCCACCCTTGCCGTATCCCAGTACTGGAGAATCAGCAGGAGGTGA
- a CDS encoding MogA/MoaB family molybdenum cofactor biosynthesis protein — MNSQNSAVGGTADLLGAGRTAAVIIASTSAARGEAADTTGPILVDWLRTRGYETPDAIVVRDGEPVGQALRALLIDAPEAERPRIIVTSGGTGLAPDDRTPEFTAELLERQSPGLIYAMWRKGLETTTSAVMSRGVAGVRGRSFVINFPGSKGGVKDGIIVIDELLEHIQTSVEDTTDHGPRD; from the coding sequence GTGAATAGCCAGAACTCAGCAGTCGGTGGGACTGCCGACCTCCTCGGCGCGGGACGGACTGCCGCCGTCATCATCGCCTCCACCTCGGCGGCCAGGGGAGAGGCGGCCGACACCACCGGCCCGATCCTCGTCGACTGGCTGCGCACGCGCGGATACGAGACCCCCGATGCCATCGTCGTCCGCGACGGCGAACCCGTCGGTCAAGCGCTGCGCGCCCTCCTCATCGACGCACCCGAGGCCGAGCGCCCACGCATCATCGTCACCAGCGGCGGCACAGGGCTGGCCCCAGACGACCGTACCCCGGAATTCACGGCCGAACTCCTCGAACGACAGTCACCCGGACTCATCTACGCCATGTGGCGCAAGGGACTGGAGACGACCACCTCGGCGGTGATGAGCCGCGGAGTCGCCGGTGTGCGTGGTCGCAGCTTCGTCATCAACTTCCCCGGCTCCAAGGGCGGGGTCAAGGACGGCATCATCGTCATCGACGAACTCCTCGAACACATCCAGACCTCGGTCGAGGACACCACCGACCACGGGCCACGGGACTGA
- the fdhD gene encoding formate dehydrogenase accessory sulfurtransferase FdhD: MKQRRAVRARVYKFDATGEISAGPDSLAGEEPLEIRLDGEQFSVTMRTPGNDVELIAGYLLSESIITSMDEIEEIDFSAGLAPDGSRNYNVAAVRLRPGTWSAEAAPARSVYTSSSCGICGTAAIDAVTKTSAYPLIPASFPVDLDEEFRFSPLLSAARIGELPDRLRSQQEVFDKTGGVHAAALFAVGEDPAAEPELLVGREDVGRHNAVDKVIGWAMSHHGTGLPLNRTVLQVSARASFELVQKSAMAGIPMMSAVSAPSALAVDHGKSLGVTVIGFNRRGRFNAYSYPERIA, translated from the coding sequence ATGAAGCAACGCAGGGCAGTCCGGGCCAGGGTCTACAAATTCGATGCCACCGGAGAGATCTCTGCCGGCCCCGATTCCCTGGCCGGGGAAGAGCCGCTGGAGATCCGACTCGACGGCGAGCAGTTCTCCGTCACGATGCGCACACCCGGCAATGACGTCGAGCTCATCGCCGGCTACCTGCTGTCAGAGTCGATCATCACCTCGATGGACGAGATCGAGGAAATCGACTTCTCCGCCGGGCTCGCCCCCGACGGATCCCGCAACTACAACGTCGCGGCCGTGCGACTGCGACCCGGAACCTGGAGCGCCGAGGCGGCCCCCGCCCGATCCGTCTACACCTCGTCCTCGTGTGGAATCTGCGGCACCGCAGCGATCGACGCGGTCACGAAGACCTCCGCCTACCCGCTGATCCCGGCCTCCTTCCCCGTCGACCTGGACGAAGAGTTCCGGTTCTCGCCCCTGCTCTCAGCGGCCAGGATCGGTGAGCTGCCCGATCGCCTGCGCAGCCAGCAGGAGGTCTTCGACAAGACCGGGGGAGTCCACGCCGCAGCGCTCTTCGCTGTCGGCGAAGACCCCGCCGCTGAGCCAGAACTCCTCGTCGGACGCGAAGACGTCGGCCGCCACAACGCCGTCGACAAGGTCATCGGCTGGGCCATGTCGCACCATGGAACCGGTCTGCCTCTCAACCGCACCGTCCTCCAGGTCTCCGCCCGGGCCTCCTTCGAACTCGTGCAGAAGTCCGCGATGGCGGGCATTCCGATGATGTCGGCCGTCAGCGCACCCTCGGCACTTGCCGTCGACCACGGCAAGAGCCTGGGCGTGACTGTCATCGGCTTCAACCGCAGGGGGCGCTTCAATGCGTACTCCTACCCGGAGCGCATCGCCTGA
- a CDS encoding NADPH-dependent FMN reductase produces MKLVALSGSNVGTKTRTVMEHVTQTVMVQDPDVEVTLIDLAEVDMVFSDGRNFTEYTGDTGRVTRALMDADVIIIGTPIFQASIPATLKNIFDLLPVNAFRDKVVAMVATAGSAKHYMVPQQQLQPILSYMKAQVVQPYVFVEEKDLLRGQIVNNDVIARLDRLVEDTLVLTQTYASIREAKDAAYGF; encoded by the coding sequence ATGAAGCTCGTCGCTCTATCCGGCTCGAACGTCGGCACGAAGACGCGCACGGTCATGGAACACGTCACCCAGACGGTGATGGTCCAGGACCCAGACGTCGAGGTCACACTCATCGACCTCGCCGAGGTCGACATGGTCTTCAGCGACGGCCGCAACTTCACCGAATATACCGGCGATACGGGTCGCGTGACCCGTGCGCTCATGGATGCTGATGTGATCATCATCGGCACCCCGATCTTCCAGGCCTCGATTCCGGCGACCCTGAAGAACATCTTCGACCTGCTGCCGGTCAATGCCTTCCGCGACAAGGTCGTGGCTATGGTCGCGACCGCGGGTTCGGCCAAACACTATATGGTTCCCCAACAGCAGCTGCAACCGATCTTGAGCTACATGAAGGCGCAGGTCGTCCAACCTTATGTGTTCGTCGAGGAGAAGGACCTGCTGCGGGGCCAGATCGTCAACAACGATGTCATCGCAAGGCTCGACCGGCTGGTTGAGGACACTCTCGTGCTCACACAGACTTATGCCTCGATCCGTGAGGCCAAGGACGCAGCCTACGGGTTCTGA
- a CDS encoding MbtH family protein has translation MQNPFDDTTATFRVLVNDLQQHSLWPTFADAPAGWVIAFGPADRDECLEFVEANWTDITPRRLAEIAS, from the coding sequence GTGCAAAACCCCTTTGATGACACCACCGCCACTTTCCGTGTACTCGTCAACGACCTCCAACAGCATTCCCTGTGGCCGACGTTCGCCGATGCGCCCGCTGGCTGGGTCATCGCCTTCGGCCCGGCCGACCGCGATGAATGCCTCGAATTCGTCGAGGCGAATTGGACGGACATCACTCCGCGCCGGCTCGCCGAGATCGCGTCATAG
- a CDS encoding GlxA family transcriptional regulator, whose protein sequence is MRIAIYAFTGITMFHLSVPQMVFDEVARQGLATWETILFSDDAEPITTAEGYQITGVRGPEAASGAEVVVVPSWYDDGRPAGHPLRELLVASHDRGASIAGLCLGTFPIADAGLLAGRKAVTHWQGFDQLTARHPDLEIDDSVLYIDHGDVITSAGTASALDACLHMVRTRLGAAAANQVARSLVIAPHRDGGQAQYIQRPLPERAEDDSISAVLNWAAHHLDEDLSVERLAEVAHMSLRTFIRTFRASTGATPASWVRMRRLDEARRALETSSLSIDQIAVNCGFGSVVTLRQNFAAAFKVTPSEYRRRFEAQPSSP, encoded by the coding sequence GTGCGCATCGCCATCTACGCCTTCACCGGCATCACCATGTTCCACCTGTCCGTGCCGCAGATGGTCTTCGACGAAGTTGCCCGCCAAGGCCTCGCCACGTGGGAGACGATCCTGTTCTCCGACGATGCCGAGCCGATCACGACGGCGGAGGGGTACCAGATCACCGGGGTGAGGGGGCCGGAAGCGGCATCCGGCGCCGAGGTGGTCGTTGTCCCGTCCTGGTACGACGATGGTCGCCCGGCTGGGCATCCCCTGCGAGAGCTGCTCGTTGCCAGCCATGACCGGGGTGCTTCCATTGCCGGACTGTGCCTGGGTACATTCCCCATCGCGGACGCGGGTCTGCTCGCCGGCCGCAAGGCGGTGACGCACTGGCAGGGATTCGACCAGCTCACAGCTCGACACCCGGATCTGGAGATCGATGATTCGGTTCTCTACATCGATCACGGCGATGTCATCACCTCGGCCGGCACCGCCTCGGCGCTGGATGCCTGTCTGCACATGGTCCGGACTCGGCTGGGTGCTGCCGCGGCCAACCAGGTGGCGCGCAGTCTGGTCATTGCTCCGCATCGCGACGGTGGGCAGGCGCAGTACATCCAGCGACCACTGCCGGAACGTGCCGAAGACGATTCGATCTCGGCGGTGCTCAATTGGGCGGCGCACCACCTGGACGAAGACCTGTCGGTCGAGAGATTGGCCGAGGTTGCACATATGAGCCTGCGGACCTTCATCCGCACCTTTCGGGCATCGACTGGGGCGACACCTGCTTCATGGGTGCGGATGCGCCGCCTCGATGAGGCCAGGCGGGCACTGGAGACTTCGAGTCTGTCGATCGATCAGATCGCCGTGAATTGCGGATTCGGCAGTGTGGTCACGCTGCGGCAGAACTTCGCTGCAGCATTCAAGGTCACGCCGTCGGAGTATCGACGTCGCTTCGAAGCGCAGCCTTCTTCCCCTTGA
- a CDS encoding MarR family winged helix-turn-helix transcriptional regulator, translated as MEDLSLSTLVWLRMVRFVQNSNQLSNDHLRQFDLTLAQFEALAHIRNFQPITQTDLARGLTVTGGGISRMLSRLEAEGLISRQQDWKTKHISLTDKGTELLAQAYPSQLDQQASLFDEVLDEDEKTQLHALMKKLYEHSITRREDDAQS; from the coding sequence ATGGAGGATCTGTCGCTGAGCACGCTGGTCTGGCTGCGCATGGTGCGCTTCGTCCAGAACAGCAATCAGCTGTCCAATGACCATCTGCGGCAGTTCGATCTCACCCTCGCCCAATTCGAAGCTCTGGCCCATATCCGCAATTTTCAGCCGATCACGCAGACCGACCTGGCCCGCGGTCTCACCGTCACGGGAGGCGGCATCTCCAGAATGCTCTCCCGTCTCGAGGCCGAGGGGCTCATCTCGAGGCAGCAGGACTGGAAGACCAAGCACATTTCGCTGACCGACAAGGGCACCGAGCTCCTCGCGCAGGCCTATCCCTCACAGCTTGACCAGCAGGCATCACTCTTCGACGAGGTCCTCGATGAGGATGAGAAGACACAGCTGCATGCACTGATGAAGAAGCTCTACGAGCACAGCATCACCCGCCGCGAGGACGACGCTCAGTCCTAG
- a CDS encoding LLM class flavin-dependent oxidoreductase has protein sequence MSDPTGQTAPPEQTAPTEQAQPTNMMDHLGFSSGQGLQFGMYSLGDHLPDPADGSRVSPGERIREFIGYAQAAEDAGFDFFSVGESHQEYFASQAHAVILGAIAQATSTIRIGSTSTILSTSDPVRVFENFSTIDHISNGRAELVAGRASRIGLFELLGYDLRDYEELFEEKFELLGRINREQRVTWSGKFRAPLNSAEVLPRPAQDPLPIWRAVGGAPTSAIKAGLAGVPMVMAHLGGTTSSFKPTVDAYREAARHRGFDPATLPIANAGFLHVAETSQDALRGLYPHINEGMKRTNGQGMPKQLFAQAVDPHSIVNLGSPQQIVEKVLHQHEVFGHQRYLGQIDFGGMPYEKVMNQIEILGSEVIPAVKKYTASSTPLAASTAQATSAMNADTVEEVAR, from the coding sequence TTGAGCGATCCCACCGGCCAGACTGCACCCCCTGAGCAGACAGCGCCCACCGAGCAGGCCCAGCCCACGAACATGATGGATCACCTCGGATTCAGCTCCGGTCAGGGACTGCAGTTCGGGATGTACAGCCTCGGCGACCATCTGCCGGATCCAGCCGATGGGTCTCGGGTGAGCCCAGGTGAGCGCATCCGCGAATTCATCGGCTACGCCCAGGCGGCCGAGGATGCCGGCTTCGATTTCTTCAGCGTCGGTGAGAGCCATCAGGAGTACTTCGCCTCGCAGGCCCACGCCGTCATCCTCGGCGCGATCGCCCAGGCCACAAGCACGATTCGCATCGGCAGCACCTCGACGATCCTGAGCACCTCAGATCCGGTGCGCGTGTTCGAGAACTTCTCCACCATCGATCACATCTCAAACGGTCGCGCGGAACTCGTCGCCGGCCGCGCCTCCCGGATCGGCCTGTTCGAACTCCTCGGCTACGACCTGCGTGACTACGAAGAGCTGTTCGAGGAGAAGTTCGAGCTGCTGGGCCGGATCAATCGGGAACAGCGGGTGACCTGGAGCGGGAAGTTCCGCGCCCCGCTCAACAGCGCCGAGGTGCTCCCCCGTCCCGCACAGGACCCGCTGCCGATCTGGCGGGCCGTCGGCGGCGCCCCGACAAGTGCGATCAAGGCGGGCCTGGCCGGAGTGCCCATGGTCATGGCCCACCTGGGCGGGACCACCTCGTCGTTCAAGCCGACGGTCGATGCCTACCGGGAAGCGGCACGTCACCGGGGCTTCGATCCTGCCACCCTGCCGATCGCGAACGCTGGATTCCTCCATGTCGCCGAGACCTCGCAGGATGCGCTGCGCGGACTCTACCCGCACATCAATGAGGGGATGAAGCGCACGAATGGGCAGGGCATGCCCAAGCAGCTCTTCGCCCAGGCCGTTGATCCGCACAGCATCGTCAACCTCGGCAGCCCCCAGCAGATCGTGGAGAAGGTCCTGCACCAGCACGAGGTCTTCGGTCATCAGCGCTACCTCGGTCAGATCGACTTCGGCGGCATGCCCTACGAGAAGGTCATGAACCAGATCGAGATCCTCGGCTCTGAGGTCATTCCCGCCGTGAAGAAGTACACGGCCTCGTCGACTCCCCTAGCTGCCTCGACTGCCCAGGCCACCTCGGCGATGAATGCGGACACAGTCGAGGAGGTCGCCCGATGA
- a CDS encoding 4'-phosphopantetheinyl transferase family protein, which translates to MAARRLGLDPKAAGDLRLTRTCRSCGGPHGKPQIAGAELSLSKTGGMVAVASGPSSSPVGIDIERIPDEVFPGFDDYVLAPTESVPHGGDAVRSRLELWVAKEAALKTTGHGLSIRPGELEVVRTGDQASPVTGGGVWVSSIEAPEHPELNGLSLASLSRFPYYAAALSCADRLPVTSLRLSELLTVEHR; encoded by the coding sequence ATGGCAGCTCGCCGGCTGGGCCTCGATCCGAAAGCCGCTGGGGATCTGAGACTCACTCGCACATGCCGCAGCTGCGGCGGTCCCCACGGGAAACCGCAGATCGCAGGTGCGGAACTCAGCCTGTCGAAGACCGGTGGCATGGTGGCGGTGGCCTCGGGGCCCTCGTCGTCTCCCGTCGGCATCGACATCGAACGCATTCCGGACGAAGTCTTCCCGGGCTTCGACGACTACGTGCTGGCGCCGACCGAGTCGGTCCCCCACGGTGGGGATGCGGTGCGGAGCCGTCTCGAGCTCTGGGTTGCCAAAGAAGCGGCACTGAAGACGACCGGGCACGGCCTGAGTATAAGACCCGGTGAACTCGAGGTGGTCCGAACCGGGGACCAGGCATCGCCAGTTACCGGCGGCGGAGTCTGGGTGTCCTCGATCGAAGCTCCCGAACACCCGGAACTCAACGGGCTGAGCCTGGCATCTCTGTCCCGCTTCCCCTACTATGCAGCAGCACTCAGCTGCGCCGACCGGCTGCCTGTCACCTCGCTGAGGCTGTCAGAGCTCCTCACTGTGGAGCACCGCTGA